Part of the Periophthalmus magnuspinnatus isolate fPerMag1 chromosome 23, fPerMag1.2.pri, whole genome shotgun sequence genome, CTCCCTCCTTTTGTCTGTCTCACCCTCTCCATCAGAGGTCCACAATATTCACAACATCCACTGTCTACATTCGCCACTAATGTGTGCAGACTTGTTTAGGCAAAAGCACTTCCTCATCAGATGTGCACACATTTCAATTTCTAAGCAGCATCTGAGCAAATTATTCCAGTGCCTCACAGGAGAGAATGAGTGAAGACACATCTCCCCTGGAGGATGAGCGCATTACTCCAGCAAAAAGGGCATATGAtggtttgaatgttttttgggtttttttcttaaAAGTTGACTTTGCCTATAGTGCAATGTTTACAAAATATAGAAAACACAATATAGACAGGACTCACTGTAACAGCAAAACTGATTTATTTCTCTAAGAAATGCAGTTAGTGTTGTCAATGCGCCAAAAATTGGCAACTTTGATTCATATAGTTTGAACCACTTAATAAGTCTCACATGAACTCGAGGAATCTAGaacacactgtataaaattcAGATTaataaaaaggacaaaataaaacataacactgAACTAGCAGTAATAGTCacatctcctctgtctcccatTATGACAATGTATCTTTTTACATTCAGTCTTTTTGAAAAACAGCAAACAAACAGCATCCTTTTATAAAATTAAACCCATTTCACatcagagaaataaaaaaaatgtttcttgaataagattaaataaatcaaaataaaaaaggctGAACAGTAATACCTAAGCAACTTTTCTGCCAAGCTTTTGGGTATGGAAGAAAACTTGCATGATCAATGATAATAACAAAAGGTATAATGCTCTGTAGTGGCAATGACAATGTGACAGATCCCAtcacaaaagaataaaaaaaactcatgaACATTGGTTGGCATGTTTGGTTTTGATTTAAACCAAAATCATTCAAAGTAAGTTTTTATTCACCACgagatatttgtgttttgttcattgtcCATCATccaataatttaatttaattattagtTGCCAAATAACGTATCTACTACCAACAGTGTATAATGTATATGTTAGGGAATGTAACATTGACCTCCAACAACCAGGTAGCTATACATGTTCacagataaaatatatatattttgtgcaCAGCACGGCTTAATCAGTCAGCTCTGTGAGATGAAAGATATTAAATATGGACGTACCTTCCAGCTTACACAATGGCACAGTGCACAAAGTTTATGTGCAAATCTGCTTACATGAAACATTTAGTTTGAGGTCTAAAAGAAAGGGCAGACcatcaaaacacacaacttTGGCAATGAGGAATGTTGAAGAAAAGTTCAGTACAGAAATAGGGCTCAACCTGTTAGAAATCAACTTAAAATTATAACTTGTATTAATACTCAACTATACACATATTTCCCAAAGTGGATAGAACAACTTAATACATTATGGAGGCGTAATGGAGTAAAGAGTAAATGCAATGGAACACAGTTTAAATCATCTCACTCCAGTCTTGTCCAAAATGTTCCAGTTATAcagcaaaaatgaaataactggTTGGTCTTAACAGAGACACTACCCAACAGCCTCCTCTTCTGTGGAGCTCTCCTGCGCTCTACTGCTGCCTGTGGGACCCAAACAACCAATGTGAGGACAGTGTGAAATGGAATTACACTTGGATCTCAAGAGAGGAAGTAAATACAACAATTGACATTTACTGAGGACAGGAAAAGTCAGCACATCAGAAATACAGAAGTGAGTTTCTCTGCTCAAACAGATAATGTGttcaaaactgcaaatttacaaaaaatataatacatcaACTATCCAATTTGGGTTCTTATTTTCAGTAAACTCTTTATTTTGCAGTAAGTTGATGTAACATATCTTTATGAAATTTCAAGTTGAATCTGTGAGCTATACCAAATTAAAATAGCCCAAATATTATTCAGTTCTGTGCACTGAAGAATGCATAAAATGCATAAGTATATTTTGCTTTTGATGACAAGGTGAATGGAAGAAAATAATCTGAAGACATGTTTTATCACCTGAGAATCCTGAGCATCAACACTAGCTGCTTGCTGTATACGGAGAAACTACCACCAAAGGAAGAAAACTACATTAGACATAAAAAACTATTCAGTGGATACGTTGGGAAAAAGAAGAGTTAgctagaggaagaggaggtgttcAGGGAATATGCAAAATGGGAAGAGtggtctttaaaaataaatcaagctAACACAATTCTACACTTTATGTTTTACAAAGTAGCCAGAgtaacaaatcaaataaatgtgcTGACAATTAAATAGTGTCTGGCTCTAAAGATTCTGCATTATAAACATGTCGCAACTTCAgtatgtttatttgtatggATACAGTTTGTGTCAGTCATGCCAAAGGCAAGCATCAGTATCATGCAAAAATACTATCGGTAGTTGTCAATAGTATCAAAGAATGAAAAGTTTACAGAAAATTCTAGACAGGCCAGAAATGAAGAGACAGGGAGGCACGCGTGGaaggaagaaaagagaaaagaagatattttcagtttgagctgAAGGCAAACAGTACATTGTAAAAGTAGTACAAAGATGTAAGAAACCTTGAAAAGAGTTTAAGTGTTCCAaaggacacacacagagttaACAGACCCGGGGGTCAGACGGCGTTTGGAGCAAAGCTAccttgtgttgtgtttctgtcATTGAGCAGCTTGGTCTGACTGTTGGGGAGGATCTTAATCTCTGGAGGGTCTGGACTCTGACCAACACGGGACGTCATAAGAGCATTCAGATACTGTAGACGAGTAACCTAAAACACAATTTACCAATAAACCAAAAAGTCAAACATCACAACTTGTAGGAAATATTcaatttgaagaaaaaagaTATTAGAACAGGAGACATATACCCGTATGAGTTGTAGGTCTGTCAGTGCTCGAACAGTGTAGTCTGGACAATAGCTAGAAGGACTTGTGGCATCTCCTGGCTCAAAAGGATCCCTGGGAGATTGACGCTGTGTTGAGACGGGAGATTGATGCACTGTTGAGTACACAGACAATTTCagttcagacacacacaaaaagagaTTCAAAAACATTTCGGTTTGTACATGTAGATTTTTGGCTTGTCTTTCTCCTTCTTACCAGAAGATGGCAATGTGAGAGCAGACACGCCATAGTATGTAAATGCACCATTTTCAAACTTCAACCCTTCTTTGCCAATCTCTACCTCCACTCGGCCCTTGAAAATAATATACAGGAAGAATCACATCATATGATCTCCATTTTTAGAATGCTGGGCAGCAGGCTTggtacacactacacactcaccTGTAGTAGTAGAATGAAGTAATCCACAGGATGGTTTCTTGTGTAGAGATAGTGGCTTGGGCTGAGTCGATTGCTGGGGTCAAAGTGCACTTCTTGGTTGACACTGGGATGACGGAGGAGATGAAACAAGACCTTCTCTGAGACACGTGCGGGGCTGAAGTGCTCTACTTCTGCAGTGATCACAAATCAAATGAGACAATTAAAAAATGCACCATTGGTACTCCAGCAATAAGCctctaaaataaagtaaatcagaagtctctccaagtctcaAAAACATATTGAAAAAATTATATATGCTTTTAACAGATTTCCAGCCAGACATAGATATCAATACCTCTGGATAGGAAGCGGTGAGTAGCCAGAAGTAGCTGTGGAGAAGTGCGGATCTTGGGTTCCCCTTCGGGAGGCTTAAAGAGAGAGAACTCCTCATGGGCACTCCGTGGCTCTAATGGAATCTCCAGCGGGGCAAGTGGGCGCTTCACCTTTCTGTCTACTGCAGATCACAGACAATTGAAGATTAAGCAAAGCTATTTTTAGaagctatgttttgtttttcaagagAAGAACTTACAATAACCATCAGACTCATCTAAGATCTCTGATTTGATGATCTCTTCAATGACGTCCTCTAAAGTGACCAGTCCCAGCACCTCATAAAAAGGATCGCCCTCCCCTTCATTATTGACCTTCTGGACAATGGCCATGTGAGAGTTGCctaaaataaaaccatacacacacacacatatatatatataatcatcaTTAAAATCCCAAATTTTTCAAGGATTGTATTTACATGTTCCTCAGGTTGAACATTGCCATACCTTTCTTGAACTCCTCCAACATGGCATCCAGTTTGGTGTCATTAAAGACAAAGTGCAGTGGATGATTGTAGAACTTGGTAATTGTCGTCATGGGTGTACAGTCATCTGGGTCCACTAGAGCCAAGTCTTTCACATAAAGTATTTCCACAATGTTGGAcctaaaatacagtataaatattGCATGGTTATAATAGCATTatcttgaatgaatgaatatgaatGAATTTGTCATGTCACCTAGTGTGGTCCaaacttttacaatatatatttacaatccTAACATGTCATAGAGttacctctcctcctcataTATGGGTACACGGGTGTAACCACACTGCATTATCTCCGACATGGTGGAAAAGTCCAGCACAGCAGAACTGGGAAGCATGAAGCAGTCTTTTAAAGGAGTCAGGATGTCCTCCACTGTTTTAGTGCGCAGTGTCCCACGACTAAATTCCTCTTTCACAAACTCACTGCAGAGACAACACTTCTTAGTTGTGGACATTTGTGTTGTATTAAATGGAAGGGCTCACCTATAAGGGTCATTGACATTTGTTCGCACCATCTCCATGaccttctccctgatcccgcaGGTGCTGATGTCTCTCCTCAGAACTAGGTCCAAGATGAGCCCCAGGGGACAAGACAGGGGGCAGGTGAGCACCATTGACACCTGGGCCAGCCAGGTGAGAGCAGGAGCTAATTGGAATCCATAACCAGAGCATACAATGTGAGGCACCaattcaacaataaaaaagatGAGGAAGCCACTGGTGAAAACTGCCGAGACAGTTGAGCCCAGTGCTCTGTAGAGGAGCACAGCCAGCACCGAACATCCAAGCGCACAGAGAAACAGCAAGGAGCACGTCTGCCATAAAAAGACAcgcattttaaaaatgtgactttttagggTTGATTATTTTAGATTTCTTCAAACTTACCATAAAGTTTCCCCTCCGTCTGACAGGCTCCAGGCGCTTGGCGGTCCGTTTTTCCTCTTCAGAGCCACAGCTGTGAAGAACATAGAGCTCAACGGGATCTAGCCAAAGTAGACTGAAGTGCAGAGTCCTGAGCACCGCGCAGAAGAGGAGCATCAATACCACCAGTACCGCCAGTGCCCAGGGAGGGATGTAATCTGGCGGTAGAGAGCTCTCGGTTTGTACCCGCAGCCTGTCTGGGCCAACAGATGCCCAGATCCCGCTGCTCAGGACACAGAGGTGGTGGTATGTCTGGCCACTGGTCGATGCTTCATCTGATGCGCTCGTCTTGAGTACCTGTACCGTTATAACACCGCTGTGCTTCTCGTCCTGCACAAACTTTCCACTCAACCGGAAAGAGGACCCTTGTCTGTTTGATTCCTTCTCGCACGGGTCAGGCGCATCTTCCACGGCCAATGCAGCTCCCCCAGCCGCCCCTGCGAACGAGACCCACGGCCAACTCCCATTCAGGTTAGTCCCAAACAGACGCAACCTGAAGGTAGATCCATGAGGGGCCGAAATTATCCGATCTTTCATGCACACTAACGATTCGGGGTCTTCCAGTCGCAGCCCCACTACCAGCGGGGCTTCTAGGTCGCAGGCACCCAACCTGATCCCGTAAAGCAACAATATCATCAACAGGAACCGTAGACCTGCCAAGCTGGCCACCATATTGGAATTGGTCAGCTCTGCGTGAATCATGTGACTCTACCCCGTAGTGGCCCCGCCTCTCGGGGGCGGGACTAGCTAAGCTAACGCTAAAGGAAACTGCAGCGCCGCCGCCATGTTGGATCTGTTCAATGCAAATCTTGCATGGCTTGCACTTACATTTTGGGTCTTAAGTTTTCCATCCCACCCCTTTACAGTTTCGTCAAGAGTTTGCTTCATTATAGCCAATGATATCCGTACTAAAGCAAGACGCTCTCACGCCCCCCTTTGTCTATGATTACAAAACAAGATATTCATCTCctaatgcattatttttattttttgtttcttgattCATTGAATAGTGTAATTGGtatagtataaataaataaaactaattataaTTGGTTTCTGCAAAACATTGTTTAAAAAACCCCTAAACATTCTGATATTAAAATGGCCTGTAAAAGGCATCTTAGTTTTATCAGGAAATCGCTTAAATCGGTGTTCTGCTCCAACCACAAAGTGTGCACTGCcagtgcaaaaatataaatataaatctcTGTACAAGacacaaaattaaaacagtTGTTTTGGTCCTCTTGTGCTACTGGCCTTGAATTTCTCTGAAACCCTGAAAGAAACTCATGCAGTTCTGTAAAAGATACAGAATGGAAAACTAAGGAGCATGGGAACAGTCCAGCAGAAAATATTTAACCTTCAATCAGGTCTAATCATCACACTGTGGAGAGCTAAAAACAACAAGACATGAGTTGCTGATAAGCTCTGCTCCCCCACTTCAGTCCCATAATACAAAAGCTctacacaataaaaacagcttagCACATAACACCAGGGGTGAAACCCAGAGGAATTTCAATATTTGAGGGCGGCAGAGGACCAGCTATGATAAGAGCTGTGTCGACAAAGAAAGCAGTGAGCCATCTGTAGGAAGTGTAGGAGGACAGTGTAAAAGGGGGTCCAGGATGGTAAAGGAAAACAGGAAGATAGCAGTCACAaatctgtgtgaaggacataTAGAAGTATAATACCCTTCAGATATCACGACAAAAGTTCACAGACAACATATTCAGAGATCCACTCTGTGCAATATTTATTGCTATGAAATACCTTTgtaaaacaacataacacaacCTTCTGGCCTGTCATTATATCTGTCATTTGCAGAACTTGTTGAGCAACTGAAAcgcccatcattttgaacaaaaatatttatatgaacATATAACACAAACAATGACTGTGTCATACATGGAAGCCCATTTCAAAGAACCACACCTTGAGGTGCAAgccaagaacaa contains:
- the LOC117391919 gene encoding metal transporter CNNM3, yielding MVASLAGLRFLLMILLLYGIRLGACDLEAPLVVGLRLEDPESLVCMKDRIISAPHGSTFRLRLFGTNLNGSWPWVSFAGAAGGAALAVEDAPDPCEKESNRQGSSFRLSGKFVQDEKHSGVITVQVLKTSASDEASTSGQTYHHLCVLSSGIWASVGPDRLRVQTESSLPPDYIPPWALAVLVVLMLLFCAVLRTLHFSLLWLDPVELYVLHSCGSEEEKRTAKRLEPVRRRGNFMTCSLLFLCALGCSVLAVLLYRALGSTVSAVFTSGFLIFFIVELVPHIVCSGYGFQLAPALTWLAQVSMVLTCPLSCPLGLILDLVLRRDISTCGIREKVMEMVRTNVNDPYSEFVKEEFSRGTLRTKTVEDILTPLKDCFMLPSSAVLDFSTMSEIMQCGYTRVPIYEEERSNIVEILYVKDLALVDPDDCTPMTTITKFYNHPLHFVFNDTKLDAMLEEFKKGNSHMAIVQKVNNEGEGDPFYEVLGLVTLEDVIEEIIKSEILDESDGYLDRKVKRPLAPLEIPLEPRSAHEEFSLFKPPEGEPKIRTSPQLLLATHRFLSREVEHFSPARVSEKVLFHLLRHPSVNQEVHFDPSNRLSPSHYLYTRNHPVDYFILLLQGRVEVEIGKEGLKFENGAFTYYGVSALTLPSSVHQSPVSTQRQSPRDPFEPGDATSPSSYCPDYTVRALTDLQLIRVTRLQYLNALMTSRVGQSPDPPEIKILPNSQTKLLNDRNTTQGSSRAQESSTEEEAVG